CCTCAGCGCGACCGGTTGCCGCGATCTGACCGCAATGCTGCCGCCGCAGACTTGGAAAGTTCTCAAAGGCTTCTTGACGCGCCGGTCCCCGACCACGCAGCGGTGTTCTAACGGTTGAAGAACTCCGAGGGCATCGGCCTGGCGAAGTGCCAGCCCTGCGCGGCGTCGCAGCCCAGGGTCCGCAACCGAGCAGCTTGGCTGGCTGTCTCGACCTGCTCCGCGGTCACGGTGAGGCCGAGCGTATGCGCCAGATCGATCATCGCTCGGGTGATCTGTTCGTCGGCCAGCCGGCCTTGGATGTTGCCACCGAGATTCTTGGTGAACTCGCCGGCCAGTTTGACCACGTCGACGGGCAGCTCACGCAAGTAAGCCAGGCTGGAAAAACCGGTGCCGAAATCGTCGATCGCGATCGATACACCCAAGGCAGACAGTTGCTGCAGCCGTCGCAACGATGTCTCGTCCTTGCCGAGGACCGCGTTCTCGGTCAGCTCCAGCTGCAACGCGTGCGGCGGCAGATTGGCGCTTACCAGTGCATTCTTGACCACCGAGATGAACCCCGGGTCGCATACGTTGCGGACGGCAACGTTGACGCTGACGAATAGTTGGGAGTCGACACTCTGATCTTTGCGCCAGTCATGCAAGTGGCGGCAGGCTTGCTCGACCACAAACGTCGTGAGCGGAACGATCATGCCGTCGCGTTCGGCGAGGTTGATGAATCGATCCGGCAGTAGGGTCCCCAGCGTGGGGTGCTCCCACCGCAGCAGCGCCTCGGCGCCCACGACGCAGTTGTCGGCAAGTCGCACGATCGGCTGGTAGACGAGCCGGAATTCGCCGCGATCCAACGCCCAGTGCATCGGCGTGTTTTCCTGATGTCGATCGTGGACCGCCCACCGGTTGCCGCCGGATTGCTTTGCGCGCGCTAGCGTTACGTCGGCCCCTTTCATCAGGTCGGCTTCGGAGATGATGGAAACTTCCTGTTCCATCACGCCCACGCTGGCAGAAACCGTGATCGGATTTCCGTCGATATCGAAGGGTGCCTCGAGGACCCGCAGTACAGAGTCAGCCAGGTCGGTGACTTCGTGCGATGCCGGTTCCGGCAACAGGAAGACAAACTCGTCGCCGCCCAGCCGCGCGACAAGCTGGTGGGGTCGTTGCAGGCACAGCGCCAGCCGCTCGGCAACGCTGACCAGCAGCTTGTCGCCGATGTCATGACCGAGGGTGTCGTTGACGTCCTTGAAGCCATCCAGATCGACGTAGCAGACGCCGACCCGAGAATGCGGGTCCTCGAAGGCAGAGCTGAGTCGATCGAAGAACTGTCGGCGATTGGGCAACCCGGTCAAGGGGTCGTGCAGAGTTTGATGACGCAGTTGCTGTTCTAGCTGATGACGGTCGGTCACGTCGCTAAACACCGCCAGGGTGTAAATCGGCACGCCGCTGGCGTCCCGGATCAGCGACACGTTGACGATGTTCCAGATGGTGTGCCCGTCGCGGTGCAGATGCGGTTTTTCGAGGCTGACCATCTCTACGTCGCCCCGCATCAACGCCCCGTACTGCTCCCACACTTCGGCGGTGTCGTCGGGATGGGTGAGGTCGGTGACCTTGAACGTATTGACGAATTCTTCCGTGTCGTAACCGAACATCTCCGCGAAGGCGGTGTTGACCACTAGAATCCTGCCGGTGATGTCGGAGATCCCGACCCCAACCCCGGCCTGTGCGAACACCGCACGGAGCAACGCCGCGTCGCGACCACTCGCACCCCCGGCGAGCATCGAATCGATCGCTTCCTGTGCGACCGTGTTATTGCGGCTCGCTGCGGTGCGCACGCTGCCCACCTCGCCCGCACCATTCATCTCGTCGAGATCCTCCGTCCCCGAGACGACTCAGGTCATATTTCAAACCGGCACCCGACCCGCTGGTCGCCCCCGCAAGAAGCCCCCGCGACCCCAAGTATGGCCGACATGCGGCTCAATCCTACTGGACGGGAGTATAATTAGCACACCTTCGAAAAGCCTGTGGACAATCCGCTGCTCGGCGATTTTCGTGGGGGTGTGTCGAAGTTTGCGAAGTTTGCCGGGCCCACTCCAAGAAAGACCTTGCGATGAAACATGTGATGCAACTGCGGGATGCGAAACAACAGGCGGTGCGCGAACACGCCTTTTTCGAGTGGTTGGCCAACGACCGTGTGCCGGCCCAAGACCGGCTGGCCATCGGACCGGCCGGAGCGCTTTTCATCATGCAATTCCGGGACATGAACCGCTGGGTGCTGCGATTTCCTGAACCGCACGACGAGTTCGAGTGGGTGATCAACCTTGGCACGCTCGAAGACGAGAAGCACTCGAAGATGTTCTTGGAGGACTGGCGAAAGCTCGATTTGGATGCGCAGCTGGGGTGGCGCACCGGTGACATGCTCTGGTGGCTGTTCCTGTCTGCGGATCAGGAACCATTCCGGCGCAGCGGAATCGAGTTCATCCGGCTTGTCGTCGACGACGGCGACGATGCGCTGATCCGTTTCGGCCACTCCGAGGCCGGCGAGGCTACCGGACATGTCCTGCTCAGCCACACCGCCCGAGTCGCGGCCGTGTTGTCGCGCCGCACCGGACTCGAGTATCGCTACTTCGGTCCCTACCATCTGGACCTGGAAACCGGGCACGTCGGGAACACCGAGGGCGTGTTCGAGACGGTGGTGCTCGACCCCGCGCGCCGTGAGCTGGCCAGCGAGGCATGCCAACGGATGTTCGGCATCTTCGATAACATCTTTGACGGATTCTTGCACTACGCAACGACTTACCTGGACGCCGGGACGGTGCCCCAGCGCCCGAGCTTACCCCTGCTGGCCCGCGCCGATTGGACCGCGCCGGCGCTGGTGATCAATCCGCGCGACGAGCACGACACCGAGTTGCTGCGTCACATCGAGCAGCACAAGGACAGGCTGCGCGCACACCCGTTCTACGAGTGGTTGCGCAGCGACCAACAGGGCGCTGCGGAAAAGCTTCGCCAGTTCATCCCGATGTGGGTGATGGATATCCTGGGGTACCGCGATCTGACCAAGTACGCCTTGACTTTCGCCCAGCCGGCATCCGCCGAGGAACGTGCGGTCAATGCTTGGGCGTCGCGGTTGTCTCGGCACAGCCAGCTGTTTCTCTCGGACTGGGATGCGCTCGGCCTCGATCAGCTGCTCAACCACACGGCCAGCCAAGCACTGGAGTGGCTGTTCTTCGACGCCGACATGGATCTGCATCGGCAGAACATGATGGAGTTCGCCAAAATTGCGTTGCGACACAAGGATCCGGTCCTGCGTTGGTGGATGCTGGTTGCCCTGGAATCCACCGGCGAGGAGTTTTTCGCCCAGACGCAACCGCTTGCGCTCGCCGCGGAGGCTGAAACCGGGGGCAGGCTGGATTATCTCGCCGGTCGGCACGACCCGCCGGACGACGGCGGCAGCACTACTGGCTCTATCGAGATGGCGGCGCCGGCATCAATGACCGGAACGCAACTCGAGCTGGCCAAAAGCATCACCGACCACGTATTCGACTCGATGCAACGACAGCTTTGGCGCTCGTATGCGATTGTCCGCGCGGGGAAGTACGCCGACCTGGCACTGCGCGGCTGACCCGCGGACGGTCAGGAAACTTTCTGCGCCGGCGGCGCATAGCTTGCTTTGCCCAGTCCCAGCACATGTTGGGCGATCATGTTGCGGAACACTTCCAGGGTTCCGCCGTAAATTCCGGCCAGCGGGGCGAATCGGTAGAGATATTCCGATGTTCCATTATCGGCCGCGCCCTCGGCCTCGATTGGCAGCGCCGACGCCGGTCCGGCGATATCCATCAGATCGGGTCCGATATCGCGCATGGTCTGCGCCTGCGCTACCCGCCCAAAGATGCCTGGAGTCGACAGGGCCGCTTCCAGCCGGGCCGCGCTGCGACCTAGCCGGTAGGCCACCGATCCGTCGTCGATGCCCCGTGAATCGTCCGGCCCGCGCTGTCCCGCCTTGGCAGCGACAGCGTCCACGGCCGCCGACATGAACCCGGTCTGGTGTTGCATGATCGCGACGTCCTGCAAACCGTCCGGTGCGGCGGCTACCGCGCCGTGTTCGGCGTCCAACGGTCCGCGCAGCACCGTCCAGCCCCCGTTGACCTCGCCGAGCCGATACTTGTCGTCAACCCGGACGTCGCTGTAGTAGACGATGTTGGTCCGGTCGCCGTCGACCGTGCGGATGCCGCGGATCTCGATGCCGGGCAAATTGAGCGGAACCAGAAACATGGTTAGACTCTTGTGTTTCCGCGCGCCTGGGTCGGTGTTGGTGATCAGGAAGACGTACTGACAGTTGTGTGCGCCGGTGGTGAACATCTTGGCGCCGTTGATGATCCAGCTCGACCCGTCCGCCTCCGGTACCGCCCGGGTCTTGCAGGTCGCGACGTCAGAGCCGCCCTCGGGCTCGGTGTAGCCTAGGCACATCCGGACTTCACCGGTGAAGACTTTGGGCATCACCTCGTCGACGAGCTCGGGCTTGCCGAACGCGGCCACAGCGCGTGCCACCATCGCGGTGGTCCCCCAGGTGACCCACGGTGTGTGCACCCGGCGCTTCTCCAGCTCCCAGATCCGTCGCCGCACCCGGGTGAATCCCCCCTCGGCCAACGGCTTCCACTCTTTCTCTAGGTATCCGGCGCCGCCGATTGCCAGGTGGACACCCTCATCGAAGTTGTCTCCGGTCTCGCGGTCACGGCGACGCACCTCGTCTGTGACGTGGTCGGCGAGAAACGCGCGGACTTCGGCCAGGAAAGCCTGGTCGCCTTCGTCAAGTTCTACTCGTGCGAAATCCATTGCTTATGCGCTTTCCCGCTCGGCGACGAGCCGCCCGAGCTGTTTGGCCGTCACACCCGGATCACCACCGGCCAATGCCCAGCCGCGGGCCCGCACCAGATACGCCGTCGCGGCGGCCTCGACGGATACCCCGAGACCGCCCTGGATATGCACCGCCATGGTCGCCGCCTTCGGCGCCTCCTCGGCCATGAAAACAAAAGCACAGCCGGGAAGTTCGGGCCGCTCGCCGGGTTCGTTGTCTAAGAACCACGCTGCCCGCCGGGCCAGGTTGCGGCCGCCCTGCACAACGATCGCCATATTGGCCAGCGGGTGCGAGATCGCCTGCAGCGTCGAGATCGGGACGCCAAGGGTATAGCGGGTCTTGGCGAACTCGGCAGCGATCGTCATCGTCTGCTCAACCAGTCCGGCTAGCGCGGCAGCGGTCAGCACACGCCATTCGTCGACCGCGCGACGGTAGGCTGCAACCGCTTCCGGCCCGGCGCCCAGGACGGTGCGCGAATCCGCCGCACCAGGGTCCACCCAGGCCATTGGCAGTTGCCCAAGGTTGGGCACCCGCGCCGGCCTGGTGGCGAATGTCAGCTGCACCACCTCGTCGCCGTCGGTGACAACGAGGCCGTCGGCTATCGCCGCCGACGCGATCAGCCGTGATCCGGCAGCGGGCTCCGGCGAGGCGTCGAGTCCCAGGATCCGGCTGCCTTGGACCGCGTCGGCCAAATCCGCTCTGGCGACCCCGAGACGTTCGGCCAGCCGCGCTGCGCAGACATGCTCGATCCACGGCACCGGCGCCAGTACCCGGCCCAGCTCCTCTGCCACCAACGCAAGGTCGACCAGCGTCGCGCCGTCACCACCGGCGCACTCCCCCACCGCCATCGACGTCGCGCCGGTCGCGCACAGCCGCTCCCACAGGCTCTTATCAAACCCGGTTTCCTGTGCAGCCCAGACTGTTTCGATCGGACAATGGGTTTCCAGCAGCTGCCGGTAAGCGGACTGCAGGGCCTTGTGGTCGTCGGTCAGGCTGTAGTCGACCCGGCGCAATTCATAGCGATCCATTATTCAGGGCTCCTGGTCCTCGTCAGTGCTGAAGAAAAACTTGTCGGCGTTGTTGTGGAGGTAGTTGTCCAGAGCCTGCGCGGGCAGATCCAGCGCGTTGGCCTCGGGCACCACCCGATGCTGGCGCAGCACCGGCCAGTCCGAAGCAAAGATGACCTTGCCGGAGCCACGGGTGCGCATGTAGTGGATGAGGCTGTCCGGCAACCGCTTCGGAGACCACGCCGAGGTCATCAGGCGCAGGTTGCGGTATTTGATCAGCATTCGGATCGCGGTGTCCCACCATGGGTCCGCGCCGTGGATCATGCACAACTTGAGTTCCGGGAAACGCACGCATACCCGGTCCAGATAAATCGGGTTCTGCACCTCGCCCGGGATCGGCGGACCCGGGATGCCGGTGTTGACGCAGAGCGGCAGCTGCAGTTCGGCGCACTTGGCATACAGCGGGTAGTAGACGGCATCGCTCGGCGGGTATTGCCCGTCCCCCCAGAAGCTCGGTCCCACAACGGCATAGGCAACCGGCAGGTCCGCGGCCGCGGCCGTCAGCTCGCGCAGCGAGGCCACTGGACGCAACAGATTCACACCACCCATGGCGAGTGCGAAGCGGTCCGCGCGGGCCTCGACGAACTTGCGGGCGGTGACAGACGGCTTAGCCAGGTTGTCCATCAGAATGGCCTTGCGGACGCCGTGTTGGTCCATCTCGTCGAGCAACTCGGGGAGCTCCACCGGGTCGAACATCGACTGGGGGCCCTTGAAGTAATCGTCGCGGACCCGCCTCATGAATTCGGGTTGTGTCTCGGTCTCGCCGAAATGGACGTTGACCAAGCAATCGATGACGTTTCGGGGGGCGGGCTGCGTCATCGGTGAATCCTTGCCGTGTTCATGGCCTGTTCTCTGGCCCACCGGTAGTCCGCCTTGCCGTTACCTAGCCGGCGCACCTTGTCCACCACGATATAGGCCTTCGGCGTCTTGAACCGAGCCAATTGGGCGTTGCAGTGCTCCCGCAGCGAATCGCCGGCTGTGTCGGCTCCATCGCGCACTTCGACGAGCGCCACCACCTCTTGCCCCCACCGCTCGCTATCGCGGCCGACCACCAACGCGTCGGCAATGGCCGGGTGGGCGCGCAACACCTCCTCGACCTCCTCGACGAACACCTTCTCGCCGCCGGTGTTGACCACCAGCGAATCCCGACCGTACAGTCGCAACGCGCCATCGGCGTCGACGGCGGCCCGGTCACCGGAGATCACCACCCGCTGTCCCTC
The nucleotide sequence above comes from Mycobacterium vicinigordonae. Encoded proteins:
- a CDS encoding putative bifunctional diguanylate cyclase/phosphodiesterase; the encoded protein is MPIYTLAVFSDVTDRHQLEQQLRHQTLHDPLTGLPNRRQFFDRLSSAFEDPHSRVGVCYVDLDGFKDVNDTLGHDIGDKLLVSVAERLALCLQRPHQLVARLGGDEFVFLLPEPASHEVTDLADSVLRVLEAPFDIDGNPITVSASVGVMEQEVSIISEADLMKGADVTLARAKQSGGNRWAVHDRHQENTPMHWALDRGEFRLVYQPIVRLADNCVVGAEALLRWEHPTLGTLLPDRFINLAERDGMIVPLTTFVVEQACRHLHDWRKDQSVDSQLFVSVNVAVRNVCDPGFISVVKNALVSANLPPHALQLELTENAVLGKDETSLRRLQQLSALGVSIAIDDFGTGFSSLAYLRELPVDVVKLAGEFTKNLGGNIQGRLADEQITRAMIDLAHTLGLTVTAEQVETASQAARLRTLGCDAAQGWHFARPMPSEFFNR
- a CDS encoding acyl-CoA dehydrogenase family protein, coding for MDFARVELDEGDQAFLAEVRAFLADHVTDEVRRRDRETGDNFDEGVHLAIGGAGYLEKEWKPLAEGGFTRVRRRIWELEKRRVHTPWVTWGTTAMVARAVAAFGKPELVDEVMPKVFTGEVRMCLGYTEPEGGSDVATCKTRAVPEADGSSWIINGAKMFTTGAHNCQYVFLITNTDPGARKHKSLTMFLVPLNLPGIEIRGIRTVDGDRTNIVYYSDVRVDDKYRLGEVNGGWTVLRGPLDAEHGAVAAAPDGLQDVAIMQHQTGFMSAAVDAVAAKAGQRGPDDSRGIDDGSVAYRLGRSAARLEAALSTPGIFGRVAQAQTMRDIGPDLMDIAGPASALPIEAEGAADNGTSEYLYRFAPLAGIYGGTLEVFRNMIAQHVLGLGKASYAPPAQKVS
- a CDS encoding acyl-CoA dehydrogenase family protein, producing MDRYELRRVDYSLTDDHKALQSAYRQLLETHCPIETVWAAQETGFDKSLWERLCATGATSMAVGECAGGDGATLVDLALVAEELGRVLAPVPWIEHVCAARLAERLGVARADLADAVQGSRILGLDASPEPAAGSRLIASAAIADGLVVTDGDEVVQLTFATRPARVPNLGQLPMAWVDPGAADSRTVLGAGPEAVAAYRRAVDEWRVLTAAALAGLVEQTMTIAAEFAKTRYTLGVPISTLQAISHPLANMAIVVQGGRNLARRAAWFLDNEPGERPELPGCAFVFMAEEAPKAATMAVHIQGGLGVSVEAAATAYLVRARGWALAGGDPGVTAKQLGRLVAERESA
- a CDS encoding amidohydrolase family protein, whose product is MTQPAPRNVIDCLVNVHFGETETQPEFMRRVRDDYFKGPQSMFDPVELPELLDEMDQHGVRKAILMDNLAKPSVTARKFVEARADRFALAMGGVNLLRPVASLRELTAAAADLPVAYAVVGPSFWGDGQYPPSDAVYYPLYAKCAELQLPLCVNTGIPGPPIPGEVQNPIYLDRVCVRFPELKLCMIHGADPWWDTAIRMLIKYRNLRLMTSAWSPKRLPDSLIHYMRTRGSGKVIFASDWPVLRQHRVVPEANALDLPAQALDNYLHNNADKFFFSTDEDQEP